In Amycolatopsis methanolica 239, a single genomic region encodes these proteins:
- the groES gene encoding co-chaperone GroES has translation MSVNIKPLEDKIVVQTSEAEETTASGLVIPDTAKEKPQEGKVLAVGPGRVDDKGNRIPVDVNVGDVVIYSKYGGTEVKYNGEDYLILSARDVLAVVN, from the coding sequence GTGAGCGTGAACATCAAACCGCTCGAGGACAAGATCGTTGTCCAGACGAGCGAGGCCGAGGAGACGACCGCGTCCGGCCTCGTCATCCCCGACACCGCCAAGGAGAAGCCCCAGGAGGGCAAGGTTCTGGCCGTTGGCCCGGGCCGCGTCGACGACAAGGGGAACCGCATCCCGGTCGACGTCAACGTCGGTGACGTCGTCATCTACTCGAAGTACGGCGGCACCGAGGTCAAGTACAACGGTGAGGACTACCTGATCCTGTCCGCTCGCGACGTGCTGGCTGTCGTCAACTGA
- the groL gene encoding chaperonin GroEL (60 kDa chaperone family; promotes refolding of misfolded polypeptides especially under stressful conditions; forms two stacked rings of heptamers to form a barrel-shaped 14mer; ends can be capped by GroES; misfolded proteins enter the barrel where they are refolded when GroES binds), with translation MPKQINFDEDARRALERGVNKLADAVKVTLGPRGRHVVLDKKFGGPTITLDGVTVAREIELEDPFENLGAQLAKNVATKTNDVAGDGTTTATVLAQSLVKVGLRNVAAGANPAGLGKGIEAAAEKVIEVLKSKATPVKGRDNIAQVGTVTSRDATIGALLGEAVERVGEDGVITVEESSTLATELEITEGVQFDKGYLSAHFATDPEEQRAILENAYVLLHREKISALADLLPILEKVAESKKPLLIIAEDVEGEALSTLVVNALRKTLVAVAVKAPFFGDRRKAFLDDLAVVTGAQVISSEVGLKLSEIGLDSLGTARRIEITKDNTTIVDGAGTKADIEARIAQIRKEIETTDSDWDREKLQERLAKLGGGVAVIKVGAATETELNERKHRIEDAVASTKAAVEEGIVPGGGSAIVHAVKELEGDLGLTGDEATGVRIVRDALTAPLNWIAANAGYEGPVIVSKVQEQGWGYGFNAATGEITDLLQAGIVDPVKVTRSAVANAASIARLVLTTESTVVDKPVEEPENTGHGHGHAH, from the coding sequence ATGCCCAAGCAGATCAACTTCGACGAGGACGCTCGTCGAGCCCTCGAGCGCGGCGTCAACAAGCTCGCCGACGCGGTCAAGGTCACCCTCGGCCCGCGCGGTCGCCACGTCGTGCTGGACAAGAAGTTCGGCGGCCCGACGATCACCCTCGACGGCGTCACCGTCGCGCGGGAGATCGAGCTGGAGGACCCGTTCGAGAACCTGGGTGCCCAGCTGGCCAAGAACGTGGCCACCAAGACCAACGACGTCGCCGGCGACGGCACCACCACGGCCACCGTGCTGGCGCAGTCTCTGGTGAAGGTCGGCCTCCGCAACGTGGCCGCCGGCGCCAACCCGGCCGGCCTCGGCAAGGGCATCGAGGCGGCCGCGGAGAAGGTCATCGAGGTGCTCAAGTCCAAGGCCACCCCGGTCAAGGGCCGCGACAACATCGCCCAGGTCGGCACGGTCACCTCCCGTGACGCCACCATCGGCGCCCTGCTCGGCGAGGCCGTGGAGCGGGTCGGCGAGGACGGTGTGATCACCGTGGAGGAGTCCTCCACGCTGGCCACCGAACTCGAGATCACCGAGGGTGTGCAGTTCGACAAGGGCTACCTGTCGGCGCACTTCGCGACCGACCCGGAGGAGCAGCGGGCGATCCTCGAGAACGCCTACGTGCTGCTGCACCGCGAGAAGATCTCGGCGCTGGCCGACCTGCTGCCGATCCTGGAGAAGGTCGCCGAGTCGAAGAAGCCGCTGCTGATCATCGCCGAGGACGTCGAGGGCGAGGCGCTGTCCACCCTGGTGGTCAACGCCCTGCGCAAGACCCTCGTCGCGGTCGCGGTCAAGGCCCCGTTCTTCGGTGACCGCCGCAAGGCGTTCCTGGACGACCTGGCCGTCGTCACCGGCGCGCAGGTCATCTCCTCGGAGGTCGGCCTGAAGCTGTCCGAGATCGGTCTCGACTCGCTGGGCACCGCCCGGCGCATCGAGATCACCAAGGACAACACGACGATCGTCGACGGCGCCGGCACCAAGGCCGACATCGAGGCCCGCATCGCGCAGATCCGCAAGGAGATCGAGACCACCGACTCCGACTGGGACCGCGAGAAGCTGCAGGAGCGGCTGGCGAAGCTCGGCGGCGGTGTCGCGGTGATCAAGGTCGGCGCGGCCACCGAGACCGAGCTGAACGAGCGCAAGCACCGCATCGAGGACGCCGTGGCTTCGACCAAGGCGGCCGTCGAGGAGGGCATCGTGCCCGGCGGCGGCTCGGCGATCGTGCACGCGGTCAAGGAGCTCGAAGGCGACCTCGGCCTGACCGGCGACGAGGCCACGGGTGTCCGCATCGTGCGCGACGCCCTGACCGCGCCGCTGAACTGGATCGCCGCGAACGCCGGCTACGAGGGCCCGGTCATCGTGTCCAAGGTGCAGGAGCAGGGCTGGGGCTACGGCTTCAACGCCGCCACCGGCGAGATCACCGACCTGCTGCAGGCCGGCATCGTCGACCCGGTGAAGGTGACCCGCTCCGCGGTCGCGAACGCGGCCTCCATCGCCCGTCTCGTCCTGACCACGGAGAGCACCGTGGTGGACAAGCCGGTCGAGGAGCCCGAGAACACCGGCCACGGCCACGGCCACGCGCACTAG
- a CDS encoding N-acetylmuramoyl-L-alanine amidase, producing the protein MPITRRDALRAIAAGTAGVAVVAAPGASAATTSARQRAFAAAAAEFGVPEPVLLGVSYLKSRWDSHGGAPSTGAGFGPMHLTDLRAVAAGGSHHDKGEDPRGDTARGELRPHKSDALQTVDLAAGLTGVDAATLRTDPVQNIRGGAAVLAHYQRELGARADVPADWYGAVARYSGASDTGTATFFADEVFATIAAGASRTTDDGQAVALPATPVSPRREQVRALGLSTVAEGAAEAPPGLPVEWIPAPYQDLGGGSYGNYDKAERPNSQQITHIVIHDTECTYDAAIGLVQDPTYLAWHYTLRSTDGHVAQHVLTKDVGWHAGNWYFNAKSIGVEHEGFAAQGTWYTEAMYRTSAKLVKYLAGKYRIPLDREHVIGHDNVPGTTADKVAGMHWDPAPYWDWAHYFDLLGAPLNARPVRQPTGMVMVKPDFATNPTGYTGCDTSAPGAACPARGSSALFLRTEPRDDAPLLADIGLHPDGGPSTVAISDVGSRVSTGQRYAVAEVRGDWTAVWFLGQKGWLRSSGVVPVLGQVVTPRPGLSSVPVYGRAYPEAEAYPAGITPQEVVPLQYTLPAGQKYAAGPTLTAEYYSATTFDPAQHVVVRGTTKYVQVQFGHRVGFVNLDDVVVSRTRP; encoded by the coding sequence ATGCCGATCACCCGCCGCGACGCTCTGCGCGCGATCGCCGCCGGCACCGCCGGCGTGGCCGTCGTCGCCGCGCCCGGCGCTTCGGCCGCCACGACTTCGGCCCGTCAGCGTGCGTTCGCCGCCGCGGCGGCGGAGTTCGGGGTCCCGGAACCCGTGCTGCTCGGCGTGTCGTACCTGAAGTCCCGCTGGGACTCACACGGCGGCGCGCCGAGCACCGGCGCCGGTTTCGGCCCGATGCACCTGACCGACCTGCGCGCGGTCGCCGCCGGGGGCAGCCACCACGACAAGGGCGAGGACCCACGTGGCGACACGGCGCGCGGCGAGCTGCGGCCGCACAAGTCGGACGCGCTGCAGACCGTGGACCTCGCCGCGGGGCTGACCGGCGTGGACGCCGCGACGCTCCGCACGGACCCCGTGCAGAACATCCGCGGCGGCGCGGCGGTCCTGGCCCACTACCAACGGGAACTCGGCGCACGCGCCGACGTGCCCGCCGACTGGTACGGCGCGGTCGCCCGCTACTCCGGCGCGTCGGACACCGGGACCGCGACGTTCTTCGCCGACGAGGTGTTCGCGACTATCGCCGCGGGCGCGAGCCGGACCACCGACGACGGGCAGGCCGTCGCACTGCCCGCGACGCCGGTTTCGCCGCGGCGCGAACAGGTCCGCGCGCTCGGGCTGTCCACGGTCGCGGAGGGCGCGGCGGAGGCCCCGCCCGGGCTGCCCGTCGAGTGGATCCCGGCGCCCTACCAGGACCTCGGCGGCGGCAGCTACGGCAACTACGACAAGGCCGAGCGGCCCAACTCGCAGCAGATCACGCACATCGTCATCCACGACACCGAGTGCACCTACGACGCGGCGATCGGGCTCGTGCAGGATCCGACGTACCTGGCGTGGCACTACACGCTCCGCTCGACGGACGGGCACGTCGCACAGCACGTGCTGACCAAGGACGTCGGCTGGCACGCCGGGAACTGGTACTTCAACGCGAAGTCGATCGGCGTCGAGCACGAGGGGTTCGCGGCGCAGGGCACCTGGTACACCGAGGCGATGTACCGGACCTCGGCGAAGCTGGTGAAGTACCTGGCCGGGAAGTACCGGATCCCGCTGGACCGCGAGCACGTCATCGGTCACGACAACGTGCCCGGCACGACCGCGGACAAGGTCGCCGGCATGCACTGGGACCCGGCGCCGTACTGGGACTGGGCGCACTACTTCGACCTGCTCGGAGCGCCGCTTAACGCACGGCCGGTGCGGCAGCCGACGGGCATGGTGATGGTCAAACCGGACTTCGCCACGAACCCGACGGGCTACACGGGCTGCGACACGTCGGCCCCGGGCGCCGCGTGCCCGGCGCGCGGCTCGTCCGCGCTGTTCCTGCGCACCGAACCCCGCGACGACGCGCCGTTGCTGGCGGACATCGGCCTCCACCCCGACGGCGGGCCGTCCACGGTGGCGATCTCGGACGTGGGCAGCCGGGTCTCGACCGGGCAGCGGTACGCCGTGGCGGAGGTCCGCGGTGACTGGACGGCGGTGTGGTTCCTCGGGCAGAAGGGGTGGCTGCGGTCGTCCGGGGTGGTGCCGGTGCTGGGGCAGGTGGTGACGCCGCGGCCGGGGCTGTCGTCGGTGCCGGTGTACGGGCGGGCGTACCCGGAGGCGGAGGCGTACCCGGCGGGGATCACGCCGCAGGAGGTCGTGCCGCTGCAGTACACCCTGCCCGCGGGCCAGAAGTACGCGGCCGGCCCGACGCTGACGGCGGAGTACTACTCGGCGACGACGTTCGACCCGGCGCAGCACGTGGTGGTGCGCGGGACGACGAAGTACGTGCAGGTGCAGTTCGGGCACCGGGTGGGCTTCGTCAATCTCGACGACGTGGTGGTTTCGCGCACGCGCCCCTGA
- the tsaD gene encoding tRNA (adenosine(37)-N6)-threonylcarbamoyltransferase complex transferase subunit TsaD, with product MSRVILGIESSCDETGVGLVRLHDDGAVELLADEVASSVEQHARFGGVVPEVASRAHLEAMRPTAERAFATAGLALSDVDAIAVTAGPGLAGALLVGVSAAKAYAAALDVPLYGVNHLAGHIAVDTLQHGPLPKPCLAMLVSGGHTQLLRVDDIAGEITEIGSTVDDAAGEAYDKVARVLGLPYPGGPPIDKAAREGNPTAIDFPRGMTGPRDAKFDFSFSGLKTAVARWVETAERRGEEIPVNDVAASFQEAVADVLTAKAVRAAKEMGIGTLVISGGVAANSRLSCLARERCEAAGIELRVPRPRLCTDNGAMIAALGAHVVAAEKKPSALDLSANPALPVEVVSL from the coding sequence ATGTCCCGCGTCATCCTTGGCATCGAAAGCTCCTGCGACGAGACCGGCGTCGGCCTGGTGCGCCTGCACGACGACGGCGCCGTCGAGCTCCTCGCCGACGAGGTCGCGTCGAGCGTCGAGCAGCACGCGCGGTTCGGCGGCGTGGTGCCGGAGGTCGCCAGCCGGGCCCACCTGGAGGCCATGCGGCCGACGGCGGAGCGCGCGTTCGCCACGGCCGGGCTCGCGCTGTCCGATGTGGACGCCATCGCGGTGACCGCGGGCCCGGGGCTCGCGGGTGCGCTGCTGGTGGGCGTCTCGGCGGCGAAGGCGTATGCGGCGGCGCTGGACGTTCCGCTCTACGGCGTCAACCACCTGGCCGGGCACATCGCGGTGGACACCCTGCAGCACGGCCCGTTGCCGAAGCCGTGCCTGGCGATGCTGGTGTCCGGCGGGCACACGCAGCTGCTGCGGGTGGATGACATCGCCGGTGAGATCACCGAGATCGGGTCCACTGTGGACGACGCCGCCGGTGAGGCCTACGACAAGGTGGCCCGCGTGCTGGGCCTGCCGTACCCGGGCGGCCCGCCGATCGACAAGGCCGCGCGCGAGGGCAACCCCACGGCGATCGACTTCCCGCGCGGAATGACCGGCCCGCGGGACGCGAAGTTCGACTTCTCGTTCTCCGGCTTGAAGACCGCGGTGGCGCGGTGGGTGGAGACCGCCGAGCGCCGCGGCGAAGAGATCCCGGTGAACGACGTGGCGGCGTCCTTCCAGGAGGCGGTTGCCGACGTGCTGACCGCGAAGGCCGTGCGCGCGGCGAAGGAGATGGGCATCGGAACGCTGGTGATCTCCGGCGGGGTCGCGGCGAACTCGCGGCTGTCATGCCTGGCGCGTGAGCGCTGCGAGGCCGCGGGGATCGAACTGCGCGTCCCGAGGCCCCGCCTGTGCACCGACAACGGCGCGATGATCGCCGCGCTGGGCGCGCACGTGGTGGCGGCGGAGAAGAAGCCGTCGGCGCTGGACCTCTCGGCGAACCCCGCGCTGCCGGTGGAGGTCGTGTCGCTCTGA
- the tsaB gene encoding tRNA (adenosine(37)-N6)-threonylcarbamoyltransferase complex dimerization subunit type 1 TsaB — translation MLVLALDTSTPAVTAGVAELAASATVLAERVTLDARAHGELITPHALDAAREAGVALKDLAAIVVGAGPGPFTGLRAGLATAAALGHALGIPAHPVCSLDAIARLAGLGEPFHVVTDARRREVYWAAYDADGVRTDGPHVQPPAELSITLAAGDGARLYAEQLAARVVEPYYPSTAGLLAAAREALTSGAEPAPLTPLYLRRPDAVEPAARKRVTTA, via the coding sequence GTGCTGGTACTGGCTCTGGACACGTCGACGCCCGCGGTGACCGCCGGGGTCGCCGAACTCGCCGCGAGCGCCACCGTGCTCGCCGAGCGGGTGACGCTCGACGCGCGTGCGCACGGTGAACTCATCACCCCGCACGCCCTCGACGCGGCACGCGAAGCGGGTGTCGCGCTCAAGGACCTGGCGGCGATCGTCGTCGGCGCCGGGCCGGGGCCGTTCACCGGTCTGCGCGCCGGTCTCGCCACCGCCGCCGCGCTCGGGCACGCGCTCGGCATCCCGGCCCACCCGGTCTGCAGCCTCGACGCGATCGCCAGGCTGGCCGGCCTCGGCGAGCCGTTTCACGTCGTCACCGACGCCCGTCGCCGCGAGGTGTACTGGGCGGCCTACGACGCGGACGGCGTGCGCACCGACGGCCCGCACGTGCAGCCGCCCGCCGAGCTGTCGATCACCCTCGCCGCCGGGGACGGCGCCCGCCTCTACGCCGAGCAGCTCGCCGCCCGGGTCGTCGAGCCGTACTACCCGAGCACCGCGGGTCTGCTGGCGGCCGCCCGCGAGGCGCTGACGTCGGGAGCCGAGCCCGCCCCGCTGACGCCGCTCTACCTGCGCCGCCCGGACGCCGTCGAGCCCGCCGCGCGGAAGCGGGTGACCACCGCGTGA
- a CDS encoding winged helix-turn-helix transcriptional regulator, whose protein sequence is MDTVQSYLRACPARTVLDALANKWTLLVLSFLRRSDGPVRFNELRRQLEGITQKSLTQTLRALERDGLVDRAVYPTVPPRVEYSLTALGTQVGDMFNVLGEWAEEHVGEILAAREAFDNRPAPEPVR, encoded by the coding sequence GTGGATACCGTCCAGTCCTACCTCCGCGCCTGCCCCGCCCGCACGGTGCTCGACGCACTGGCCAACAAGTGGACGCTGCTGGTGCTGAGCTTCCTGCGCCGCAGCGACGGCCCCGTGCGCTTCAACGAGTTGCGCCGCCAGCTGGAGGGCATCACCCAGAAGTCGCTCACCCAGACCTTGCGCGCGCTCGAGCGCGACGGCCTGGTCGACCGGGCCGTCTACCCGACCGTGCCGCCGCGCGTCGAGTACTCGCTCACCGCACTCGGCACGCAGGTCGGCGACATGTTCAACGTGCTGGGCGAGTGGGCCGAGGAGCACGTCGGCGAGATCCTCGCGGCGCGGGAGGCCTTCGACAACCGCCCCGCGCCGGAACCGGTGCGCTGA
- the rimI gene encoding ribosomal protein S18-alanine N-acetyltransferase produces the protein MKLAKLRRKDVDRCAEIEKVLFAGDDPWSARAFLSELDSGAYYLGAYTPEDVLIGYAGLAVVGGRGEYEASVHTIGVDPAYQGQGIGTALLRALLARADEVRAPVFLEVRTDNDRAQELYRRHGFEQIGLRKRYYHPSGADAYTMMRPAVSKQEVG, from the coding sequence GTGAAGCTCGCCAAGCTGCGCCGCAAGGACGTCGACCGGTGCGCCGAGATCGAGAAGGTACTCTTCGCCGGGGACGACCCGTGGAGCGCCCGCGCGTTCCTCAGTGAGCTGGATTCCGGCGCCTACTACCTCGGCGCGTACACCCCCGAGGACGTCCTGATCGGCTACGCCGGCCTTGCGGTCGTAGGCGGCCGGGGCGAGTACGAGGCCAGCGTCCACACCATCGGCGTCGACCCGGCGTATCAGGGCCAGGGCATCGGCACGGCGCTGCTGCGCGCCTTGCTCGCCCGCGCCGACGAGGTGCGGGCGCCGGTGTTCCTGGAGGTCCGCACCGACAACGACCGCGCGCAGGAGCTGTACCGGCGGCACGGTTTCGAGCAGATCGGTCTGCGCAAGCGTTACTACCACCCGTCCGGCGCCGACGCGTACACGATGATGCGCCCGGCCGTGAGCAAGCAGGAGGTGGGCTGA
- a CDS encoding zinc-binding dehydrogenase, with translation MIGTARAVNHEFLRALGADELIDHTAVDFTTAVSDVDVVFDLVGGEYGTRSLRVLNRDGVLTDAQGDDGVDDSRYRRFYVQPSAAELARATDVRIHVSKVLPLADAAKAHELSESGWVRGKIVLVP, from the coding sequence GTGATCGGCACCGCCCGGGCGGTCAACCACGAGTTCCTGCGCGCACTCGGCGCGGACGAGCTGATCGACCACACCGCGGTCGACTTCACCACGGCGGTGTCCGATGTGGATGTGGTGTTCGACCTGGTCGGCGGCGAGTACGGCACGCGGTCGCTGCGGGTGCTGAACCGGGACGGCGTGCTGACCGACGCCCAGGGCGACGACGGGGTGGACGACTCGCGCTACCGGCGGTTCTACGTGCAGCCGTCGGCTGCGGAGCTGGCGCGGGCCACGGATGTGCGGATCCACGTCTCGAAGGTCCTGCCGCTGGCGGACGCCGCGAAGGCGCACGAGCTGAGCGAGAGCGGGTGGGTGCGCGGGAAGATCGTGCTGGTTCCGTAG